The following proteins come from a genomic window of Dreissena polymorpha isolate Duluth1 chromosome 1, UMN_Dpol_1.0, whole genome shotgun sequence:
- the LOC127865778 gene encoding polycystic kidney disease protein 1-like 3: MFGQDNGTVNEQNENLFPDKDVFQDSVGTLDQELQEINNTVSRTDQSNTGIPNASTDSSRPSGISNTSTDSSRPSSIPNASTDSGRPSGIPDACTDSSRPSGIPNASADSSRPSGIPNASTDSSYPSGIPNASIDSSRPSGIPNASNDSSRPSGIHNASTDSGRPSGIPNASTDSSRLLGIPNASTDSRRPSGIPNASTDSSCPSGIPNASTDSSRLFHDNWLTQKI, encoded by the exons ATGTTTGGACAAGACAATGGAACAGTGAACGAACAAAATGAAAATCTATTTCCGGACAAAGACGTTTTTCAAGATTCTGTTGGCACCCTCGACCAAGAGCTTCAAGAAATCAACAATACTGTATCACGAACTGATCAATCAAACACAGGCATCCCCAACGCTAGCACTGATTCAAGTCGTCCTTCAGGCATCTCCAACACTAGCACTGATTCAAGTCGTCCTTCAAGCATCCCCAACGCTAGCACTGATTCAGGTCGTCCTTCAGGCATCCCCGACGCATGCACTGATTCAAGTCGTCCTTCAGGCATTCCCAACGCTAGCGCTGATTCAAGTCGTCCTTCAGGCATCCCCAACGCTAGCACTGATTCAAGTTATCCTTCAGGCATCCCCAACGCTAGCATTGATTCAAGTCGTCCTTCAGGCATCCCCAACGCTAGCAATGATTCAAGTCGTCCTTCAGGCATCCACAACGCTAGCACTGATTCAGGTCGTCCTTCAGGCATCCCAAACGCTAGCACTGATTCAAGTCGTCTTTTAGGCATCCCCAACGCTAGCACTGATTCACGTCGTCCTTCAGGCATCCCCAACGCTAGCACTGATTCAAGTTGTCCTTCAGGCATCCCCAACGCTAGCACTGATTCAAGTCGTCTTTTTCATGATAA CTGGTTAACGCAGAAAATCTAA
- the LOC127864554 gene encoding uncharacterized protein LOC127864554, producing the protein MNTVCVAIIACCLAFVAAEMCTTNSDCVATQCATGNTVICQHPNSTDGIKPNGGLCTCQAQGQCTTRADCLGTSVNLQCPDSQRHCYDNNCICDRFPIGKRAALN; encoded by the exons ATGAACACAGTCTGTGTGGCTATAATTGCCTGCTGTTTGGCCTTCG TGGCCGCGGAGATGTGCACCACGAATTCTGACTGCGTGGCGACCCAATGTGCAACTGGAAACACCGTGATCTGTCAGCACCCTAACAGTACTGACGGCATCAAACCGAACGGCGGACTGTGCACGTGTCAGGCGCAGGGAC AGTGCACGACCCGGGCCGACTGCTTGGGAACCTCCGTCAACCTGCAGTGTCCAGACTCACAGCGCCATTGCTATGACAACAACTGCATCTGTGACCGCTTCCCCATCGGCAAACGTGCCGCTCTGAATTAG